One stretch of Caloramator mitchellensis DNA includes these proteins:
- the tsf gene encoding translation elongation factor Ts yields MQITAKMVSELRERTGAGMMDCKKALTEAGGDMDKAIEILREKGLAAAAKKAGRIAAEGLVETYISEDGKRGAVVELNCETDFVAKNADFAELAKNIAKQVAASNAATVEEILEEKFIADANLSVKEAITALIAKLGENMTLRRFERFTTENGVISDYIHGGGRIAVMVQLNGGNEAVSKEVAKELALQIAAANPLYLTREEVPQDVIEKEKEIYKQQALNEGKPEKVVEKMVEGRIQKYFKEVCLVEQLWIRDQDLTIKKLLENKSKEAGNDISIVKFARFEKGEGIEKKEDNFVEEVMKQAKM; encoded by the coding sequence ATGCAAATTACTGCTAAGATGGTCAGTGAATTAAGAGAGAGAACTGGCGCAGGTATGATGGATTGTAAGAAGGCTTTAACAGAAGCTGGCGGAGATATGGATAAAGCTATAGAAATTTTGAGAGAAAAGGGATTAGCTGCTGCTGCAAAGAAAGCTGGTAGAATTGCTGCAGAAGGATTGGTTGAAACATACATATCAGAAGATGGAAAAAGAGGAGCAGTTGTTGAATTAAACTGCGAGACAGACTTCGTTGCTAAAAATGCTGATTTTGCAGAACTTGCTAAGAACATAGCTAAGCAAGTTGCTGCATCAAATGCTGCTACAGTTGAAGAGATACTTGAAGAAAAGTTTATTGCAGATGCTAACTTAAGCGTAAAAGAAGCTATAACAGCTTTAATAGCTAAGCTTGGTGAAAATATGACTCTCAGAAGATTTGAGAGATTCACAACTGAAAACGGTGTAATTTCAGATTATATTCACGGTGGCGGAAGAATTGCAGTTATGGTTCAACTTAATGGCGGGAACGAAGCTGTTTCAAAGGAAGTTGCTAAGGAATTAGCGCTACAAATAGCTGCAGCAAATCCACTTTACTTAACAAGAGAAGAAGTTCCTCAGGATGTAATTGAAAAGGAAAAGGAAATTTACAAACAACAGGCCCTTAATGAAGGCAAACCTGAAAAAGTAGTTGAGAAGATGGTTGAAGGAAGAATTCAAAAATACTTCAAAGAAGTATGCTTGGTTGAACAATTATGGATAAGAGACCAGGATTTAACTATAAAGAAATTGCTTGAAAACAAATCAAAAGAAGCTGGAAATGATATCAGCATTGTTAAATTTGCAAGATTTGAAAAGGGCGAAGGAATTGAAAAGAAGGAAGATAATTTCGTTGAAGAAGTTATGAAGCAAGCAAAAATGTAA
- the rpsB gene encoding 30S ribosomal protein S2, which translates to MSVISMKQLLEAGVHFGHQTRRWNPKMAPYIFTERNGIYIIDLQKTVKKIEEAYEFVKAAAAEGKEVLFVGTKKQAQDSVKEEAIRSGMHFVNERWLGGMLTNFKTIRTRIERLEELERMEQDGTFELLPKKEVIKLRHEKEKLEKNLGGIKNMKKVPEVLFIVDPRKEKNAVAEARILGIPVVGIVDTNCDPDDVDYVIPGNDDAIRAVKLIAAKIADAIIEGRQGEQMAE; encoded by the coding sequence ATGTCAGTTATATCAATGAAACAATTATTAGAAGCAGGTGTTCATTTTGGACATCAAACAAGAAGATGGAACCCTAAAATGGCTCCATACATCTTTACAGAAAGAAATGGTATTTACATTATCGATCTTCAAAAAACTGTAAAGAAAATTGAAGAAGCTTATGAATTCGTTAAGGCTGCTGCAGCTGAAGGCAAGGAAGTTCTTTTCGTAGGAACAAAAAAGCAGGCTCAAGATTCAGTTAAAGAAGAGGCTATAAGAAGCGGCATGCACTTTGTTAACGAAAGATGGTTGGGCGGAATGCTTACAAACTTCAAGACTATCAGAACAAGAATAGAAAGACTTGAAGAACTTGAAAGAATGGAACAGGATGGAACATTTGAACTTCTCCCAAAGAAGGAAGTTATTAAATTAAGACATGAAAAGGAAAAACTTGAGAAGAACCTTGGTGGTATAAAGAACATGAAAAAGGTTCCAGAAGTTTTATTTATTGTTGACCCAAGAAAAGAAAAGAATGCTGTAGCTGAAGCAAGAATTTTAGGTATACCAGTTGTAGGAATTGTAGATACTAATTGTGACCCAGATGATGTTGATTATGTAATTCCAGGAAATGATGATGCAATAAGAGCAGTAAAACTTATTGCTGCAAAGATAGCCGATGCAATCATCGAAGGAAGACAAGGGGAACAAATGGCTGAATAA
- the frr gene encoding ribosome recycling factor: MLKDVIKSHEEKMKKSIEVLKHELQSLKAGRANPAMLDKITVDYYGTPTHISSLATVTVPEPRVLVIQPWDKSVVKSIEKAIQKSDLGINPIADGNVVRLVIPELTEETRKNLVKVVKKHGEDAKVAIRSIRRDANDKIKALKKEGVSEDEIKKGEEDIQKLTDNFIKEIDKLVEAKEKEIMTV; this comes from the coding sequence ATGCTTAAGGATGTTATTAAATCTCATGAAGAAAAGATGAAAAAATCAATTGAAGTTCTAAAACATGAATTGCAAAGTTTAAAGGCTGGAAGAGCTAACCCTGCTATGCTTGATAAAATAACAGTTGACTATTACGGGACTCCAACTCATATATCTTCTCTTGCAACAGTAACAGTTCCTGAGCCAAGAGTGTTAGTAATTCAGCCATGGGATAAGAGTGTAGTTAAAAGCATTGAAAAAGCAATACAAAAATCTGATTTAGGTATAAATCCTATTGCAGATGGAAATGTTGTAAGACTTGTAATTCCTGAGTTAACAGAAGAAACTAGAAAAAATTTAGTAAAGGTAGTTAAAAAACATGGAGAAGATGCAAAGGTTGCAATTAGATCAATCAGAAGAGATGCAAATGATAAGATAAAGGCTCTTAAGAAAGAAGGAGTATCCGAAGACGAAATTAAGAAGGGCGAAGAAGATATTCAAAAATTAACAGATAACTTTATAAAGGAAATCGATAAATTAGTTGAAGCTAAGGAAAAGGAGATAATGACTGTATAA
- the codY gene encoding GTP-sensing pleiotropic transcriptional regulator CodY has translation MATLLEKTRVLNKILQKSATEPVVFSDICKLLSEVMNCNVYIVSRKGKVLGHSIVDSFECDILKEIVISEQKFPEDYNSQILTINETKSNLKNEGLCVFDRNEECVHVNKFTTIVPIIGNRERLGTLLIARYGSEFTDEDLVLAEYSAAIVGMEIIRSKQDEIEEEARKKAVVQLAIGTLSYSELEAVEHIFNELEGNEGLLVASKIADKVGITRSVIVNALRKFESAGVIESRSLGMKGTHIKILNDKLLDELKKLRNS, from the coding sequence ATGGCAACATTATTAGAAAAGACTAGAGTTTTAAACAAGATATTGCAAAAATCAGCAACCGAACCGGTTGTATTTTCAGACATTTGCAAATTATTAAGTGAAGTAATGAATTGTAATGTTTACATCGTTAGTAGAAAGGGTAAAGTTTTAGGACATAGTATTGTGGATTCATTTGAATGCGATATACTCAAGGAAATTGTTATTAGTGAACAAAAATTCCCAGAAGATTATAATAGTCAAATTTTAACTATCAACGAAACAAAATCGAATTTAAAAAATGAAGGTTTATGTGTATTTGACAGAAATGAAGAATGTGTCCATGTAAACAAGTTTACAACTATAGTTCCAATCATAGGGAACAGAGAGAGATTGGGAACGCTGTTGATTGCAAGGTATGGCTCAGAATTTACTGATGAAGATTTAGTTCTAGCTGAATATAGCGCTGCAATTGTTGGTATGGAAATTATTAGATCGAAACAGGATGAAATAGAAGAAGAAGCTAGAAAGAAAGCAGTTGTTCAACTTGCAATCGGAACTTTATCATATTCAGAGCTAGAAGCTGTTGAACACATTTTCAATGAACTGGAAGGAAATGAAGGATTGCTAGTTGCAAGCAAAATTGCTGACAAGGTTGGAATTACTCGTTCAGTAATTGTTAATGCTTTAAGGAAATTTGAAAGCGCTGGTGTTATTGAGTCAAGATCTCTTGGAATGAAGGGAACCCATATTAAAATATTAAACGATAAGCTTCTTGATGAATTAAAAAAATTAAGAAACAGTTAA
- the pyrH gene encoding UMP kinase, with product MSLPKYNRVMLKLSGEALAGQNGYGFDFDVVSRIAMEIKDLVEMGVQVGAVVGGGNIWRGRNGAGMDRTTADYMGMLATCINAMALQNILENMGVVTRVQTAIEMREIAEPFVRRRAVRHLEKGRVVIFAAGTGNPYFSTDTAAALRAAEISAEVILLAKKVDGVYDSDPNTNPEAQKFDKLTFQEVLEKDLKVMDSTATSLCKDNNIPIIVFGLDTPGNIKRAVLGENIGTIVTNN from the coding sequence ATGTCTTTGCCTAAATATAATAGAGTTATGCTTAAACTAAGTGGCGAAGCTCTTGCTGGTCAAAATGGATACGGATTTGATTTTGATGTGGTTAGTAGAATCGCTATGGAAATTAAAGACCTTGTTGAAATGGGAGTTCAAGTTGGAGCCGTAGTAGGCGGAGGCAACATTTGGAGAGGAAGAAATGGAGCTGGAATGGATAGAACTACCGCCGACTATATGGGCATGTTAGCAACATGTATTAATGCGATGGCACTTCAAAACATACTTGAAAATATGGGGGTTGTTACAAGGGTTCAAACGGCTATTGAGATGAGGGAGATTGCTGAGCCATTTGTAAGAAGAAGAGCAGTAAGACATTTAGAAAAGGGACGTGTTGTAATATTTGCTGCAGGAACAGGGAATCCTTATTTTTCAACTGACACCGCTGCTGCACTAAGGGCAGCAGAAATTTCAGCAGAAGTAATATTGCTGGCTAAAAAAGTTGACGGTGTTTATGATTCGGATCCTAATACTAATCCAGAAGCACAAAAATTCGACAAACTTACCTTCCAGGAAGTGTTAGAAAAAGACCTAAAGGTAATGGATTCTACTGCAACATCGCTTTGCAAGGACAATAACATACCTATAATCGTTTTTGGTCTTGATACTCCTGGGAATATAAAAAGAGCGGTATTAGGTGAAAATATCGGAACTATTGTAACAAATAATTAA